AAGTGATTTACCAAACCATTGAAGATCTGCATGATAGTTGTCCGACCAACACCGGCGACTGGTACTTCACAGGCAACTATCCAACTCCGGGTGGTAACAAAGTTGTGAATAAAGCATTTTTGAATTTTATTGAAGGAAAGAACGTTCGCGGATATTAAAACCTCTTCTGCTGAAGGATTAGAATAGTTTGAACGCCTCATTTTTCATGGGGCGTTTTGCTTTTGGAAAGTTTTCTAACTTTTTAAAAGTCCATCCTCAATCAATCGAAAAGCTATAATTGATGAGTAAACTTTCGTAAATTGATAAGTCGTCTGTAATTTCTTCCACATCTATTCTCTGAAAAACAATTCTTTATGACTAAATACAGGACTTTGCATCTTTGGATGCTCATCCCAATGGTTATAATGCAACTAGGTATACTAAAAGATTATTGGGGTGATTTTTCGGATAATGCATGGTCAGTTCATATCCATTACTGGACCGGTACTGTATGGTATTTGTACCTGATCATTCAGCCTTATTTTGCAACGCATCAGCAACTTAATCGACATAGAACGAATGGTATCATTGGAATGTTTATTGCGGGAGGAGTTTGCCTTTCTGCTCTGAGTATGATGAATCGGGATATTGTAAATGCTCAAAATGCATTAGAGAAGGCAGATGTATTTGGTCCATTTCAACCATGGTTCTTTTTAGGTGTTGCAGCAATAGAAATTATAATGATGACAGCATTTGGTGTTGCAGTAATAAAAAGTATCATTCACAGAAAGCAACTAGAAGATCATTCTTGGTGGCTTATCTCAACTGTTTTCATTATCATGATGCCCGCTTTGGGTAGAGGGATACAAAATGTATATGTTGGTATGCAAATAAAGCAGTGGCCTGATATTAATATCATGCAGCCCATTTATTTTACAGAAATTATCATTATCGTACTGCTATTTTTAGGAGCCTGGAGATATAACAAACTAAAACACCCTGCTACTTATCTAGCATTAGGAGTCAATTTATTTAATTGTCTCATAGAGCCACTTGGAAAGTCAGAGAGTATTCAGGAATTACTAAAGTCTATTGTAAAAGGCTAAAAATAAACCTTACATCAAGGATCAACCCTTCCCTAAGACATTTCTTAGCTGAAAGGTTATTATTAAATTAACGTCTAATGCTAAGAAAGAGATCGCACAAATAACACCGTACGCTAAAATTCATTAGATGATAAATAATCAGCAAATCATTGACTACGTTAAAAGAACGGTTGATCTGACAGATCAAGAAGCTGTGATATTTGCTGCCTCTTTTCGAGAAGTGAAGATCAAGAAACGTCAGTTTATTGTTCAGCCAAATTTTATTGTTAAGAATAGAAACTACGTCGTCAAAGGGGCATTTAGAGCTTATGTAGTAGATGATTATGGTCAAGATAGTACGATTGCTTTTGCGATTGAAGACTGGTGGATCACAGATTATAACAGTTATATCTTACAAAAACCTGCTACCATGTTTGTGATTGCGTTGGAAGACAGTATCATTCTGGAGATATCCTATGAAAAGGAGCAAATGCTCAAACAATCCAACCATAAGTTTGAAACCTTCTTTCGAATTAGGGCAGAAAGAACTGCTGCTTTCATGCAACAGCGCATAATCTCTAATCTCACGCAAACTGCAGAAGAACGATATGATCGTTTTATGGAGAGGTATCCTCAGATTGCTGAAAGAATTCCCCAGTATGCTTTGGCTTCTTATTTGGGAATGACAACAGAGTTTTTATCAAGGATCAGAAATAAAAAAGCATCTAAAAAAAGTTGATCTAGATCAACCTCATTTCCTAAACTAGATCATTTTTATACTTTATAGGTCGTTGCAATTTTGTTCTGTCAATTATGACAAACAATTTAAAACAACATACCATGTCAACGACCACAACACGAGTGTTTACGATTCCAACCAAAGCAGAAGTTTCTCAAAACAATCAATCTCTTTTTGATAACCTGCAAAAGGGGCTAGGCTTCGTTCCTAATCTGTATGCTTATTTCGCAAAAAGTGAAACAGCATTAGGCGATTATCTCACTTTACAAAACCGTAAAAGTTCTTTAAGAGCCAAAGAAAGAGAAGTCATCAATCTCGTCACCAGTCAGATCAACGGTTGCCGCTATTGCCAGTCTGCTCATACAGTTATAGGTAAAATGAATGGATTTACCGATGAGCAAATTCTAGAGATCAGAAAAGGAACCGCTTCATTTGACAATAAATTAGATGCCTTGGCAAAATTCACAACATCTGTAATAACCAACCGTGGACGAGCAACCGACGAAAGCAAGAATGATTTCTTCGCCGCAGGTTATACCGAAGCGAATTTGATTGATGTAATAATTGTTGTGGGGGATAAGATCATCAGTAATTATATTCACAATTTAACTGAATTCGAAATCGATTTTCCAGTTGCCGATGCGATTGAATGAATGTAATTGCATAGAAGTCTTTTCTATAGAAAATGGAAAGGAAGTACGGATTTTATTATACTTCCTTTCCATTTTTTAGTAATACAGAATGTGGTAAAAGGTAAAATGCATTCAATACTTAATACTTATTTTGCTTATGATAGAATTTTGTTGTATCGATTAAATTTTCAATAATGAGAATGATTTTATTTCTTTTCAGTATAGCCTTAACCAGCCAGATAAGTGGCCAAGAAATCAATTTAGACCAAGAAAATCTCATACCAAATAAGGTTTATATGACTAGAGATAAGACTGATGGCAGAGAAGTTGTAAAAGTTAGTAAGGATTCAACAGTCAAAGAAGCAGATGAACCCACTTTTGTGCGTATTAAAAATATTGATTTTAAAGATGGTGTCATTGAAGTCAATGTGTTGAGTAAGCTTTTACCAACTGCTTCTCCAACAGATCGTGGATTTATTGGACTGGCATTTAGAATTGATGAAAAGAATTCAAAGTTTGAAAGTATTTATATACGCCCAACCAATGGTAGAGCCGATGATCAGATAAGACGCAATCATTCCATACAATACTTCTCTTTTCCTGATTATAAATTTTCTCGATTGCGAAAAGAATCGCCCGAAAAATATGAATCCTACGCAGACATGGGATTGAATGAATGGATTAAGATGAAGATCGTAGTTAAGGGTACTCAGGCGAGGCTCTATTTGAATAATAATGCACAACCTTCTTTAGTTGTAAATGACCTAAAGCTCGGCGCAACAGCATCAGGAGGCATTGGGCTATTTGTTGATGTTGGCACTGAAGGTTATTTTAGAGACTTGAAAGTATCTGTACATCAATAGCTGCTTTCCTATTGATGGTTATCATAAGATTTGTATGTCGGATTTTTCTTTTCTAATGACGTTCATGGTTTAGATTGACCACTCTTCCGTTTTAACATAAGAGCTATTGGCATATTTCTTTGTTTTAACTGTTTGTTTCATTTATAAAAACAGTTGGCAAAAAAATCATGAAGTCATTAGTATTATTTGTTTCTTCTATTTCCAGAAAAACGATTTTCTTTTTCTTGTTATTACTGAGCTGCTTACAAAGCAGCTTTGCTCAGAATATCAGTCGGTCTATGGATACACTTGTTTCCAAGTATGCAGCATTGAACTGGAGTGGGGTAGTATTTGCAGGTAATCATAAAGAGATCCAGTATAAAAGGGCTTTTGGCTATGCAGACAGAGAACAACAAAGA
Above is a genomic segment from Sediminibacterium sp. KACHI17 containing:
- a CDS encoding carboxymuconolactone decarboxylase family protein codes for the protein MSTTTTRVFTIPTKAEVSQNNQSLFDNLQKGLGFVPNLYAYFAKSETALGDYLTLQNRKSSLRAKEREVINLVTSQINGCRYCQSAHTVIGKMNGFTDEQILEIRKGTASFDNKLDALAKFTTSVITNRGRATDESKNDFFAAGYTEANLIDVIIVVGDKIISNYIHNLTEFEIDFPVADAIE
- a CDS encoding Crp/Fnr family transcriptional regulator, whose amino-acid sequence is MINNQQIIDYVKRTVDLTDQEAVIFAASFREVKIKKRQFIVQPNFIVKNRNYVVKGAFRAYVVDDYGQDSTIAFAIEDWWITDYNSYILQKPATMFVIALEDSIILEISYEKEQMLKQSNHKFETFFRIRAERTAAFMQQRIISNLTQTAEERYDRFMERYPQIAERIPQYALASYLGMTTEFLSRIRNKKASKKS